A section of the Ornithinimicrobium sufpigmenti genome encodes:
- a CDS encoding serine/threonine-protein kinase — translation MSDQQDPDDLATTSETPVGEDPGLVAGRYRIRRTLGKGGGGHVWLAHDEKLGREVTLKRVSGEADTEVLLTRGFREARTSATLAHENVVRVYDAFEHDGSPWIVMEYIPGPSLAELLEGDRRLPVDQVATIGAQLATALAAAHGAGILHRDVKPGNVLLRDERGRDAKLTDFGIARAEEDHQLTRTGFVSGTAAYFSPELARGEDPSPAADVWALGATLYYALEGRKPFPDRPNAVAQLHTIARDLPRPPEHAGPLTAVLAGMLDPDPDTRWDAARSARELEAVARGGRGPTTWPGGGAGSAAAAAVAARHGGPSQGARRQTPDAVARAPHVPHEPTQAVPPADSTRAIPRSRPRHGSPEPARSGQPPRSAGAARSDGYGPGGPARPGEGAAYHRTAGQRRPRRTAMWLGWLLVVPLLAALGWLVWTITEDVRAGDGAGTTSSGTAAQTAAVGSEEAQELAEEFYDRLLTEGLASARELTTEAAYIDAGIADNLSSVDVEGLEAVENPDGTATVTARVTYSYGQNVFVQDETLRVDRVDEVPLIVSRDAPPAADR, via the coding sequence GTGAGCGACCAGCAGGACCCCGACGACCTGGCCACCACCTCCGAGACCCCGGTAGGTGAGGACCCGGGCCTGGTCGCCGGCCGCTACCGGATCCGCCGCACCCTGGGCAAGGGCGGCGGGGGCCATGTGTGGCTGGCCCACGACGAGAAGCTCGGCCGCGAGGTGACGCTCAAGCGGGTCAGTGGGGAGGCCGACACCGAGGTGCTGCTGACCAGGGGCTTCCGGGAGGCCCGCACCAGCGCCACCCTGGCCCACGAGAACGTCGTGCGGGTCTACGACGCCTTCGAGCACGACGGGTCACCGTGGATCGTCATGGAGTACATCCCGGGGCCCTCGTTGGCCGAGCTGCTCGAGGGCGACCGGCGGCTGCCCGTGGACCAGGTCGCCACGATCGGTGCCCAGCTGGCGACGGCCCTGGCCGCGGCGCACGGGGCAGGCATCCTGCACCGCGACGTCAAGCCGGGCAACGTCCTGCTCCGGGACGAGCGTGGTCGGGACGCCAAGCTGACCGACTTCGGCATCGCGCGGGCGGAGGAGGACCACCAGCTGACCCGGACCGGCTTCGTCTCCGGTACCGCCGCCTACTTCTCCCCCGAGCTGGCCCGCGGGGAGGACCCCAGCCCCGCTGCGGACGTGTGGGCGCTCGGCGCCACCCTCTACTACGCCCTGGAGGGTCGCAAGCCCTTCCCGGACCGGCCCAACGCGGTCGCCCAGCTGCACACGATCGCCCGGGACCTGCCGCGTCCTCCTGAGCACGCCGGCCCGCTGACGGCAGTCCTCGCCGGGATGCTGGACCCCGACCCGGACACGCGCTGGGACGCCGCCCGGTCCGCCCGCGAGCTGGAGGCGGTGGCCCGCGGCGGCCGCGGACCGACGACCTGGCCCGGCGGCGGCGCCGGCTCGGCCGCGGCGGCCGCAGTGGCGGCGCGCCACGGCGGACCGTCCCAGGGTGCCCGCCGACAGACTCCTGACGCGGTCGCGCGAGCACCGCACGTGCCCCACGAACCGACCCAGGCCGTCCCGCCGGCCGACTCGACCCGCGCGATCCCCCGCTCCCGGCCACGGCACGGCTCCCCTGAACCCGCCCGCTCGGGTCAACCACCACGCTCGGCGGGCGCGGCGCGGTCGGACGGGTACGGGCCGGGTGGGCCGGCCCGGCCTGGTGAGGGCGCGGCATACCACCGCACGGCCGGGCAGCGGCGACCACGCCGCACCGCGATGTGGCTGGGCTGGCTGCTCGTCGTGCCCCTGCTGGCAGCCCTCGGCTGGCTGGTGTGGACCATCACCGAGGACGTCCGGGCCGGCGACGGGGCCGGGACGACCTCCTCGGGGACGGCCGCGCAGACGGCAGCCGTGGGGTCCGAGGAGGCGCAGGAGCTCGCCGAGGAGTTCTACGACCGGCTGCTCACGGAGGGGCTGGCCTCAGCCCGGGAGCTCACCACGGAGGCGGCCTACATCGACGCAGGCATCGCCGACAACCTCAGCTCCGTGGACGTCGAGGGCCTGGAGGCGGTCGAGAACCCGGACGGGACGGCCACCGTCACCGCACGGGTGACCTACAGCTACGGCCAGAACGTCTTCGTCCAGGACGAGACGCTGCGGGTGGACCGGGTGGACGAGGTCCCCCTGATCGTCTCCCGCGACGCCCCGCCCGCCGCCGACCGGTAG
- a CDS encoding response regulator transcription factor, translated as MTRVLLAEDDPTISEPLERALRREGYEVTVAADGRAALSEASGEGAYDLLVLDLGLPLLDGVEVCRTLRERGSTLPVLMLTARTEEVDTVVGLDAGADDYVTKPFRLGELLARVRALLRRGPGAPPEHTGAALRMDVGARRVFLHDREVRLTTKEFELLRVLMREEGRVVSREVLMREVWDTWFGSTKTLDMHVSVLRRKIGDHAQHPRHIVTVRGVGFRFQNDPDEPA; from the coding sequence GTGACGAGGGTCCTGCTGGCGGAGGACGACCCCACGATCTCCGAGCCGCTGGAGCGCGCGCTGCGCCGCGAGGGGTATGAGGTGACCGTCGCCGCCGACGGCCGCGCGGCCCTGAGCGAGGCCTCCGGGGAGGGTGCCTACGACCTGCTCGTGCTCGACTTGGGTCTGCCCCTGCTCGACGGCGTCGAGGTGTGCCGGACCCTCCGGGAACGCGGCAGCACGCTGCCGGTCCTCATGCTCACCGCCCGCACCGAGGAGGTGGACACGGTTGTCGGCCTGGACGCCGGTGCCGACGACTACGTCACCAAGCCGTTCCGTCTCGGCGAGCTGCTCGCGCGCGTCCGGGCGCTGCTGCGGCGGGGACCCGGCGCGCCGCCGGAGCACACCGGCGCCGCGCTGCGGATGGACGTCGGGGCCCGGCGGGTCTTCCTGCACGACCGCGAGGTGCGGCTGACGACCAAGGAGTTCGAGCTGCTCCGCGTGCTCATGCGCGAGGAGGGGCGGGTGGTTTCCCGCGAGGTGCTGATGCGCGAGGTGTGGGACACCTGGTTCGGCTCGACCAAGACCCTCGACATGCACGTCTCGGTGCTGCGTCGCAAGATCGGCGACCACGCCCAGCACCCCCGCCACATCGTCACCGTGCGCGGGGTGGGTTTCCGCTTCCAGAACGACCCGGACGAGCCGGCCTGA
- a CDS encoding acyl-CoA dehydrogenase family protein yields the protein MSDFDLFRINEDHEALREAIREISEEQIAPHAADVDEQARFPHEALKALVATDMQAPHIAEEYDGVGADALATCIVIEEVARVCASSSLIPAVNKLGTMPLILAASEEVKAKYLPPVARGEAMFSYGLSEAGAGSDTAGMTCRAVEQPDGSWVLNGQKSWITNAGESEYYTVMAVTDPDGPRGRNVTAFVVEKDDEGFTFGGLEKKLGIKGSPTRELHFDNCRIPGDRMVGGLNEGLKIALRTLDHTRVTIGAQAVGIAQGALDAAVAYVKERQQFGKAIAEFQGVQFMLADMGMKLEAARQMVYVAAAKSERGDADLPFFGAAAKCYASDAAMEITTDAVQLFGGYGYTKDFPVERMMRDAKITQIYEGTNQVQRIVMARQLLKG from the coding sequence ATGAGCGACTTCGACCTGTTCCGGATCAACGAGGACCACGAGGCGTTGCGCGAGGCGATCCGGGAGATTTCCGAGGAGCAGATCGCGCCGCACGCCGCGGACGTGGACGAGCAGGCGCGGTTCCCGCACGAGGCGCTCAAGGCGCTGGTGGCCACCGACATGCAGGCCCCGCACATCGCCGAGGAGTACGACGGCGTGGGCGCTGACGCCCTGGCGACGTGCATCGTCATCGAGGAGGTGGCGCGGGTCTGCGCGAGCAGCTCGCTGATCCCGGCGGTGAACAAGCTGGGCACGATGCCGCTGATCCTGGCTGCCAGCGAGGAGGTCAAGGCCAAGTACCTGCCGCCGGTGGCGCGCGGTGAGGCGATGTTCTCCTACGGGCTCTCCGAGGCCGGCGCCGGCTCCGACACGGCCGGGATGACGTGCCGGGCGGTCGAGCAGCCGGATGGTTCCTGGGTCCTCAACGGGCAGAAGTCCTGGATCACCAATGCCGGGGAGTCCGAGTACTACACGGTGATGGCGGTCACCGACCCCGACGGTCCGCGGGGCCGCAACGTGACCGCGTTCGTGGTGGAGAAGGACGACGAGGGGTTCACCTTCGGCGGCCTGGAGAAGAAGCTGGGCATCAAGGGCAGCCCCACCCGTGAGCTGCACTTCGACAACTGCCGCATCCCCGGGGACCGGATGGTCGGCGGCCTGAACGAGGGGCTGAAGATCGCGCTGCGCACCCTGGACCACACGCGGGTCACCATCGGGGCGCAGGCGGTCGGGATCGCCCAGGGGGCGCTGGACGCGGCGGTGGCCTACGTCAAGGAGCGTCAGCAGTTCGGCAAGGCGATCGCGGAGTTCCAGGGTGTGCAGTTCATGCTCGCCGACATGGGGATGAAGCTGGAGGCGGCCCGGCAGATGGTCTACGTGGCTGCGGCGAAGTCCGAGCGGGGTGACGCGGACCTGCCGTTCTTCGGGGCGGCGGCCAAGTGCTACGCCTCGGACGCGGCGATGGAGATCACCACCGACGCGGTGCAGCTCTTCGGCGGCTACGGCTACACCAAGGACTTCCCGGTCGAGCGGATGATGCGCGACGCCAAGATCACCCAGATCTACGAGGGCACCAACCAGGTCCAGCGCATCGTCATGGCCCGCCAGCTGCTCAAGGGCTGA
- a CDS encoding 5-(carboxyamino)imidazole ribonucleotide synthase → MSAEQTSSHPVPSPAATSAPVRAEGGFPVVGVIGGGQLARMCQPPAVALSLTLSVLAESPTASAALVVPHSPIGEHTDLAAVREFARHCDVVTFDHEHVPADVLAALEADGIPLHPSPAALVHAQDKLAMRRRLTELGLPCPRWAQARTAREVEEFAADVGWPVVVKAPRGGYDGKGVQVCRSLAEVEPWLAGVGEAGLVDGLLLEEAVDFTRELAVMVARSPSGQAAAWPVVETVQTDGICTEVLAPAPDLDEDLAVAAVEGALRIAGELGVTGVMAVELFEVAGPVEGADGADDEGTKNGTAGGTTYLVNELAMRPHNSGHWTIDGSVTSQFEQHLRAVLDLPLGDPSARSPWTVMGNVLGGEHPDLYPTYRHLMARDPGLKIHLYGKGVRPGRKLGHVTVFGGDGSAESLEELRERARHAADYLQGVIDE, encoded by the coding sequence GTGAGCGCCGAGCAGACCTCCTCGCACCCGGTCCCGTCCCCCGCAGCCACGTCCGCCCCGGTCCGGGCCGAGGGTGGTTTCCCGGTGGTGGGCGTCATCGGGGGAGGCCAGCTGGCGCGGATGTGCCAGCCTCCGGCCGTCGCGCTGTCGCTGACCCTGTCGGTCCTGGCGGAGTCGCCGACCGCCAGCGCCGCGCTGGTCGTGCCGCACAGCCCGATCGGGGAGCACACCGACCTGGCGGCCGTGCGGGAGTTCGCCCGCCACTGCGACGTCGTCACCTTCGACCACGAGCACGTGCCCGCCGACGTCCTGGCCGCGCTGGAGGCGGACGGCATACCCCTGCACCCCTCGCCGGCCGCTCTCGTACACGCGCAGGACAAGCTGGCGATGCGGCGCAGGCTGACCGAGCTCGGGCTGCCCTGCCCCCGCTGGGCGCAGGCGCGGACCGCGCGGGAGGTGGAGGAGTTCGCCGCGGATGTGGGCTGGCCGGTCGTGGTCAAGGCACCCCGGGGCGGGTATGACGGCAAGGGGGTGCAGGTATGCCGCAGCCTGGCCGAGGTGGAGCCGTGGCTGGCCGGCGTGGGGGAGGCCGGCCTCGTCGACGGGCTGCTGCTGGAGGAGGCCGTGGACTTCACCCGCGAGCTGGCGGTGATGGTCGCCCGCAGCCCGTCGGGGCAGGCGGCTGCCTGGCCGGTGGTGGAGACCGTGCAGACCGACGGGATCTGCACCGAGGTGCTCGCGCCCGCACCGGACCTGGACGAGGACCTCGCCGTCGCCGCCGTCGAGGGGGCGCTGCGGATCGCCGGCGAGCTCGGGGTGACCGGGGTGATGGCGGTGGAGCTGTTCGAGGTGGCCGGGCCTGTGGAGGGCGCGGACGGCGCCGATGACGAGGGCACGAAGAACGGGACCGCCGGAGGCACGACCTACCTCGTCAACGAGCTGGCCATGCGCCCGCACAACAGCGGCCACTGGACCATCGACGGCTCGGTGACCAGCCAGTTCGAGCAGCACCTGCGCGCGGTGCTCGACCTGCCGCTGGGTGACCCGTCGGCCCGGTCCCCCTGGACCGTGATGGGCAACGTCCTGGGCGGGGAGCACCCCGACCTGTACCCGACCTACCGGCACCTGATGGCCCGGGACCCCGGGCTGAAGATCCACCTGTACGGCAAGGGCGTGCGCCCCGGTCGCAAGCTGGGCCACGTCACCGTCTTCGGTGGCGACGGCAGCGCGGAGTCTCTGGAGGAGCTGCGCGAGCGGGCCCGGCACGCCGCCGACTACCTGCAAGGAGTCATCGATGAGTGA
- a CDS encoding GtrA family protein, with translation MTSAHLSLLARLRAAWSTLVAEVAKFGTVGAVAFVVDVGLYNVLVFGLPTAGPGPLSEAPLLAKAVATTVATVVAWCGNRWWTFRRQRRTAKTAEFALFVLFNAIGLGIALACLGFSRYVLGLDSQLADNVSGNGIGLALGTLFRFWAYKRFVFRGHLEAGRGDRLSGSSTAAGSR, from the coding sequence GTGACCTCTGCCCACCTCAGTCTGCTCGCCCGCCTGCGGGCCGCCTGGAGCACCCTGGTGGCCGAGGTGGCCAAGTTCGGCACGGTCGGCGCGGTCGCCTTCGTGGTGGACGTGGGGCTCTACAACGTGCTGGTCTTCGGCCTGCCGACGGCCGGTCCCGGGCCGCTGAGCGAGGCTCCGCTGCTGGCCAAGGCGGTCGCGACGACGGTGGCGACGGTGGTCGCCTGGTGCGGCAACCGGTGGTGGACCTTCCGACGGCAGCGGCGCACCGCCAAGACGGCGGAGTTCGCGCTCTTCGTGCTCTTCAACGCCATCGGGCTGGGCATCGCGCTGGCCTGCCTGGGCTTCTCCCGCTACGTGCTCGGGCTGGACAGCCAGCTGGCCGACAACGTCTCCGGCAACGGGATCGGGCTGGCGCTGGGGACGCTGTTCCGGTTCTGGGCCTACAAGCGGTTCGTCTTCCGCGGCCACCTCGAGGCGGGCCGGGGCGACCGGCTCAGCGGGTCATCGACAGCGGCAGGTAGCAGGTGA
- a CDS encoding LLM class F420-dependent oxidoreductase: MRFGMFVPQGWRTDLVGIAPEQQWGVMLDLAQRLDGEEAWESLWVYDHFHTTPEPTQEATHEAWTLMAALAATTGRVRLGQMCTCMSYREPTYLAKVAATVDAISGGRVEMGIGAGWYEQEWRAYGYGFPGAGERLARLREGVEIFRQMWTTGSATLDGEHYQVDGALCWPRPLQGTAFEGSERNGIPLWVAGGGERKTLRIAAEYADYTNFDGSPEGFARKSGILQEHCAEVGTDFEAITRSANYNVVIGRDEAEVTDRLAGIKDRMVRGGIAEDTAARSVENLRTQPAVGTPEQITETLQGLQGQGMTYAITYFAEAAYDTSGIELFEDEVIPALRG; this comes from the coding sequence ATGCGCTTCGGAATGTTTGTGCCCCAGGGCTGGCGGACGGATCTCGTCGGGATCGCACCCGAGCAGCAGTGGGGGGTGATGCTCGACCTCGCGCAGCGGCTGGACGGCGAGGAGGCGTGGGAGTCGCTGTGGGTCTACGACCACTTCCACACCACGCCGGAGCCGACCCAGGAGGCGACCCACGAGGCGTGGACGCTGATGGCGGCGCTCGCGGCCACCACCGGGCGGGTCCGGCTGGGGCAGATGTGCACCTGCATGAGCTACCGCGAGCCGACCTACCTGGCCAAGGTCGCCGCGACGGTGGACGCGATCTCGGGCGGGCGGGTGGAGATGGGCATCGGCGCGGGCTGGTACGAGCAGGAGTGGCGCGCCTACGGCTACGGCTTCCCCGGTGCGGGCGAGCGCCTGGCCCGGCTGCGCGAGGGGGTGGAGATCTTCCGCCAGATGTGGACCACCGGGTCGGCCACGCTGGACGGCGAGCACTACCAGGTCGACGGGGCCTTGTGCTGGCCCCGGCCGCTGCAGGGGACGGCGTTCGAGGGCAGCGAGCGCAACGGCATACCCCTGTGGGTGGCTGGCGGGGGTGAGCGCAAGACGCTGCGGATCGCCGCGGAGTATGCCGACTACACCAACTTCGACGGTTCCCCGGAAGGGTTCGCCCGCAAGTCCGGGATCCTGCAGGAGCACTGTGCCGAGGTCGGCACCGACTTCGAGGCCATCACCCGGTCCGCCAACTACAACGTGGTGATCGGCCGGGACGAGGCCGAGGTCACCGACCGGCTGGCCGGGATCAAGGACCGGATGGTCCGCGGCGGCATCGCCGAGGACACCGCGGCCCGGTCGGTGGAGAACCTGCGCACCCAGCCCGCCGTGGGCACGCCGGAGCAGATCACCGAGACGCTCCAGGGCCTGCAGGGGCAGGGGATGACCTACGCCATCACCTACTTCGCGGAGGCTGCCTACGACACCTCGGGGATCGAGCTCTTCGAGGACGAGGTCATCCCGGCGCTGCGCGGGTGA
- a CDS encoding enoyl-CoA hydratase/isomerase family protein, whose amino-acid sequence MDAPSMLHLTRHGEGGHVVELTLDRPEAMNAISTAFAEEITAATAQLAADGGVRAVVVTSAHDRAFCVGADLKERNGFTDAQMMEHRLITRKAYRGVLDLPVPAVAAVEGYALGGGMEIALSCDLIVAGEAAMLALPEVGVGVIPGGGGTQLLTRRVGWSRAASVIFTARRMTAAQAHELGAVDELVAAGSARERALELAAQIAAHSPVAVRNAKQAMRLGMGTDLAAGLEIEDGAWRATAFSGDRREGVAAFAEKRTPEWPGR is encoded by the coding sequence ATGGACGCACCGAGCATGCTGCACCTGACCCGACATGGTGAGGGTGGCCATGTGGTCGAGCTGACCCTGGACCGCCCGGAGGCGATGAACGCCATCTCCACGGCCTTCGCCGAGGAGATCACCGCCGCCACGGCCCAGCTGGCCGCGGACGGCGGCGTACGGGCGGTCGTGGTCACCAGTGCGCACGACCGGGCCTTCTGCGTCGGTGCCGACCTCAAGGAGCGCAACGGCTTCACCGACGCCCAGATGATGGAGCACCGGCTCATCACCCGGAAGGCCTACCGGGGGGTGCTCGACCTCCCGGTGCCGGCAGTGGCGGCGGTGGAGGGCTACGCGCTCGGCGGCGGCATGGAGATCGCGCTGTCCTGCGACCTGATCGTTGCCGGTGAGGCGGCGATGCTCGCCCTGCCCGAGGTCGGGGTGGGGGTCATCCCCGGCGGAGGCGGCACCCAGCTCCTCACCCGGCGGGTCGGCTGGTCGCGGGCGGCGTCGGTGATTTTCACCGCCCGCCGGATGACCGCGGCGCAGGCCCATGAGCTGGGAGCCGTCGACGAGCTGGTCGCAGCCGGCTCCGCGCGGGAGCGGGCGCTGGAGCTGGCTGCGCAGATCGCCGCCCACAGCCCGGTGGCCGTCCGCAACGCCAAGCAGGCGATGCGCCTGGGGATGGGCACCGACCTGGCCGCGGGCCTGGAGATCGAGGACGGCGCCTGGCGGGCCACGGCCTTCAGCGGCGACCGCCGCGAGGGAGTGGCCGCGTTCGCCGAGAAGCGGACGCCGGAGTGGCCCGGCCGATGA
- a CDS encoding LCP family protein: MANRPEDDWTRPVPRTPRDGGRDRRSDAQDETQLIPRQPRGGRGEQDRYDETQLIPRAPRPGGRDDRSVDGRGRGAGHDARGARRAGGQKNYENYENYDDDSYADDDSYAEGRARPPRGGAAPATARPPRRRRPRYRLRRFIVLLALLLVAYLVTMVVVVAMIWGNINRVDATPDAGDRPAASAGANYLLVGTDSREELTNDQRSEFATGYTEGHRADTVMLLHVPGFGDPTLVSLPRDSYVEVRDHGWQKLNSAHNFGGPELLVDTVEQSTGLRIDGYLEIGFGGFVNVVEEVGGVEMCLDAPIQDTRAHLDLPAGCQELTGGEALGYVRMRYSDPRGDLGRVERQREFLSALVQRMASPATLLNPVRLHQVGTATGDSLSFGENTSMFEAGRMALAMRAVSSGSGTSTTVPVADADYPTNVGSTVLWDEQGASALFTALRNGDQVTVDP, translated from the coding sequence GTGGCGAACCGACCGGAAGACGACTGGACCCGCCCTGTGCCGCGCACCCCGCGCGATGGCGGGCGGGACCGCCGGTCCGACGCCCAGGACGAGACCCAGCTCATCCCCCGTCAGCCGCGCGGCGGCAGGGGTGAGCAGGACCGCTACGACGAGACGCAGCTGATCCCCCGCGCGCCCCGGCCGGGGGGCCGCGACGACCGCTCTGTCGACGGCCGAGGGCGGGGCGCGGGTCATGACGCGCGTGGTGCCCGTCGTGCTGGGGGCCAGAAGAACTACGAGAACTACGAGAACTACGACGACGACAGCTATGCCGACGACGACAGCTATGCCGAGGGCCGAGCCCGGCCGCCCCGCGGTGGCGCGGCCCCGGCCACCGCGCGCCCGCCGCGTCGTCGCCGTCCGCGCTACCGGCTGCGTCGGTTCATCGTCCTGCTGGCCCTGCTCCTGGTCGCCTACCTGGTCACGATGGTCGTGGTCGTCGCGATGATCTGGGGCAATATCAACCGTGTGGACGCCACACCGGACGCCGGCGACCGACCGGCCGCCTCGGCCGGCGCGAACTACCTGCTGGTCGGCACCGACTCTCGCGAGGAGCTGACGAACGACCAGCGCAGCGAGTTCGCGACCGGCTACACGGAGGGGCACCGCGCGGACACCGTCATGCTGCTGCACGTGCCCGGGTTCGGCGACCCGACGCTGGTCAGCCTGCCCCGGGACAGCTACGTCGAGGTGCGGGACCACGGCTGGCAGAAGCTCAACTCGGCGCACAACTTCGGCGGCCCCGAGCTGCTGGTCGACACCGTCGAGCAGTCGACAGGACTGCGGATCGACGGTTACCTGGAGATCGGCTTCGGCGGTTTCGTCAATGTCGTGGAGGAGGTGGGTGGTGTGGAGATGTGCCTGGACGCGCCCATCCAGGACACCCGTGCCCACCTCGACCTACCGGCCGGCTGCCAGGAGCTCACCGGGGGCGAGGCGCTGGGCTACGTCCGCATGCGCTACAGCGACCCGCGGGGGGACCTGGGCCGGGTCGAGCGGCAGCGGGAGTTCCTCTCCGCCCTGGTGCAGCGGATGGCGAGCCCGGCCACCCTGCTCAACCCGGTCCGGCTGCACCAGGTGGGCACCGCGACCGGTGACTCGCTGAGCTTCGGGGAGAACACCTCGATGTTCGAGGCGGGGCGCATGGCGCTGGCGATGCGCGCCGTCTCCTCCGGCTCGGGCACCTCGACGACGGTGCCCGTCGCCGACGCGGACTACCCGACCAACGTGGGCAGCACGGTGCTGTGGGACGAGCAGGGCGCCTCGGCACTGTTCACCGCGCTGCGCAACGGCGACCAGGTGACCGTGGACCCGTGA
- the purE gene encoding 5-(carboxyamino)imidazole ribonucleotide mutase, with translation MSEPAATSTGAPLVGLVMGSDSDWPVMEAAAQVLEEFGVPHEADVVSAHRMPTEMVAYGQQAAGRGLRVIIAGAGGAAHLPGMLASLTVLPVIGVPVPLKHLDGMDSLLSIVQMPAGIPVATVSVAGARNAGLLAVRMLAAGEGEQAAAWRAQLTRFADDLRDQAHAKGERLRARRA, from the coding sequence ATGAGTGAGCCTGCCGCGACGAGCACGGGCGCGCCCCTGGTCGGTCTGGTGATGGGCAGCGACAGCGACTGGCCGGTGATGGAGGCCGCGGCCCAGGTGCTGGAGGAGTTCGGCGTCCCGCACGAGGCGGACGTGGTCTCGGCGCACCGGATGCCGACCGAGATGGTCGCCTACGGCCAGCAGGCGGCAGGTCGGGGGCTGCGGGTCATCATCGCCGGCGCGGGTGGGGCAGCCCACCTGCCCGGGATGCTCGCCTCGCTCACCGTGCTGCCGGTGATCGGGGTGCCGGTGCCGCTGAAGCACCTGGACGGGATGGACAGCCTGCTCTCGATCGTCCAGATGCCGGCTGGCATCCCGGTCGCGACCGTGTCCGTGGCCGGTGCGCGTAACGCGGGCCTGCTGGCGGTGCGCATGCTGGCGGCGGGCGAGGGGGAGCAGGCTGCCGCATGGCGTGCGCAGCTGACCCGGTTCGCGGACGACCTGCGCGACCAGGCCCACGCCAAGGGCGAGCGGCTGCGCGCGCGACGCGCCTGA
- a CDS encoding sensor histidine kinase, whose protein sequence is MRAILREHTVRVTLTVGGVVTGAGTVVMWALREAQNARMDAGADDAMPLWVALPIFLLVCGAALAVAASMVRPLADRTSERIAAPLRLLAHRTDEMASGGFALDPKARPGRFVEPEPLRSGIPEVDAVAREIDRHHSTFAKALVFERSFAADASHQLRTPLAALLLRLEEIAQCDDPVAREEAEIAIRQVERLTGVVDELLRRTRPGHASGGALSAVDMVLSSLAQEWTPAFDEAGREISLTCERGIIVEASSPAISQILNTLVENALIHGAGRVRVHVGRSGPSAVFTVADQGAGVPRELARVIFDRGQTSGEGTGLGLSVARATAEAVGGRLELTTVRPPVFTCYLPLSMTR, encoded by the coding sequence GTGCGAGCGATCCTGCGCGAGCACACGGTGCGGGTGACCCTGACGGTCGGCGGGGTGGTCACGGGGGCCGGCACGGTCGTCATGTGGGCGTTGCGGGAGGCGCAGAACGCCCGGATGGACGCGGGGGCGGACGACGCGATGCCGCTGTGGGTGGCGCTGCCGATCTTCCTGCTGGTCTGCGGCGCCGCGCTGGCGGTGGCCGCGTCCATGGTCCGGCCGCTCGCCGACCGCACCTCGGAGCGGATCGCGGCACCGCTGCGGCTGCTGGCGCACCGCACCGACGAGATGGCCTCCGGCGGCTTCGCCCTGGACCCCAAGGCCCGTCCGGGGCGGTTCGTGGAGCCGGAGCCGCTGAGGTCCGGCATCCCCGAGGTGGACGCGGTCGCCCGGGAGATCGACCGACACCACTCGACCTTCGCCAAGGCCCTCGTCTTCGAGCGGTCCTTCGCCGCCGACGCCTCCCACCAGCTGCGCACCCCCCTGGCCGCCCTGCTGCTCCGGCTGGAGGAGATCGCCCAGTGCGACGACCCGGTTGCCCGGGAGGAGGCCGAGATCGCGATCCGGCAGGTGGAGCGGCTGACCGGGGTGGTCGACGAGCTGCTGCGCCGCACCCGCCCCGGGCACGCCAGCGGCGGCGCGCTGAGCGCGGTCGACATGGTCCTGTCCAGCCTGGCCCAGGAGTGGACGCCGGCTTTCGACGAGGCCGGGCGGGAGATCTCGCTGACGTGCGAGCGGGGGATCATCGTGGAGGCCAGCTCCCCGGCCATCAGCCAGATCCTCAACACCCTGGTGGAGAACGCCCTCATCCACGGCGCGGGGCGGGTGCGTGTCCACGTCGGCCGGTCCGGGCCGTCCGCGGTGTTCACCGTGGCCGACCAGGGGGCGGGCGTGCCGCGGGAGCTGGCCCGGGTGATCTTCGACCGGGGTCAGACCTCGGGTGAAGGGACCGGTCTGGGCCTGTCGGTGGCGCGCGCCACGGCGGAGGCGGTGGGCGGCCGGCTGGAGCTGACCACGGTCCGCCCGCCGGTCTTCACCTGCTACCTGCCGCTGTCGATGACCCGCTGA